The following are from one region of the Scylla paramamosain isolate STU-SP2022 chromosome 23, ASM3559412v1, whole genome shotgun sequence genome:
- the LOC135112206 gene encoding probable E3 ubiquitin-protein ligase HERC4 yields MNSRLHPMSRRESPILFCEYPFLFDPQAKMLLLRCDATRQGECFPDHPVIRTFWEVFHKLSLEQKKLFLKFLTGTDRVPILGLKALKLMIQSTGDDSFLPVAHTCIAQLDLPKYNTKEKLKYKLLQAVQQSEGFGLV; encoded by the exons ATGAACAGCAGGCTTCACCCGATGTccaggagggag AGTCCAATCCTGTTCTGTGAGTATCCATTCTTGTTCGACCCTCAGGCCAAGATGCTGCTGCTCAGGTGTGACGCCACTCGGCAG GGCGAATGTTTCCCAGACCACCCGGTCATACGCACGTTCTGGGAAGTATTTCACAAACTCTCCCTGGAGCAGAAGAAGTTGTTTTTGAAGTTCCTGACGGGCACTGACAGGGTTCCTATTCTGGGCCTGAAG gcactcAAGTTGATGATCCAAAGCACAGGAGACGACAGCTTCCTTCCGGTCGCACACACCTGCATCGCCCAACTCGACCTGCCAAAATACAACACCAAAGAGAAGCTGAAATACAAACTTCTACAGGCCGTACAGCAGAGTGAAGGGTTCGGCCTGGTGTGA